The following are encoded in a window of Streptomyces sp. SAT1 genomic DNA:
- a CDS encoding HEAT repeat domain-containing protein, whose protein sequence is MPGRVRRTAASVRIEAVRALVSVDAAEAVAGAAGDPSREVRVAVAKALGGRGGGHRTVAALDRLTGDADVLVRGAAFAAVAAAGEPPGFAARAVAALGDAAWQVRAGAATALSAADAGTAVPALAGALGDPNGDVRKAAVLALARHTASASARAALATATADPDADVRAYASRAL, encoded by the coding sequence GTGCCTGGCCGGGTCCGGCGGACGGCCGCCTCGGTGCGGATCGAGGCCGTGCGCGCCCTGGTCTCGGTCGACGCCGCCGAGGCGGTGGCCGGTGCGGCGGGCGATCCGTCCCGTGAGGTGCGGGTCGCGGTGGCCAAGGCGCTGGGCGGGCGCGGCGGCGGTCACCGCACCGTGGCCGCGCTGGACCGGCTGACCGGGGACGCGGACGTGCTGGTGCGCGGTGCGGCGTTCGCCGCGGTGGCCGCCGCCGGGGAGCCGCCCGGCTTCGCCGCGCGTGCCGTGGCGGCGCTGGGTGACGCGGCCTGGCAGGTCCGGGCGGGCGCGGCGACCGCGCTGTCCGCAGCGGACGCCGGGACCGCCGTGCCCGCCCTGGCCGGGGCCCTCGGCGACCCCAACGGGGACGTCCGCAAGGCCGCGGTCCTGGCGCTGGCCCGGCACACCGCGTCGGCCTCGGCCCGAGCCGCCCTGGCCACAGCCACCGCCGACCCGGACGCGGATGTCAGGGCGTATGCGTCACGGGCGCTGTGA
- the fahA gene encoding fumarylacetoacetase — MPPFEVPEGDPFGPHNLPYGVFSRAGSQERTVGVRLGDHVLDAGAAALALGSPYAALLARPTLNPLLAAGRTAWSDVRRALTAWVTVPAHQETVAPFLHPLSSVTLHLPFEVADYVDFYASENHARNVGQIFRPDAEDSLTPNWKHLPIGYHGRSGTVVVSGTDVVRPSGQRKGPADPAPVFGPSVRLDIEAEVGFVVGVPSRAGQPVALADFREHVFGLCLLNDWSARDVQAWEYVPLGPFLGKSFATSVSAWITPLDALEDARTDPPHRTHPLLPYLDDTGEEPGGYDLRISVAINGHTVSEPPFSTMYWTAAQQLAHMTVNGASLRTGDLYGSGTVSGPEPGQRGSLLELTWNGREPLELPDGKRAFLEDGDVVTLTAWAPGADGVRVGLGEVTGRIVAG, encoded by the coding sequence CGGTCCGCACAACCTTCCCTACGGTGTCTTCTCGCGCGCCGGGTCGCAGGAGCGGACCGTGGGCGTCCGGCTCGGCGACCATGTCCTCGACGCGGGTGCGGCGGCGCTGGCGCTCGGTTCCCCGTACGCCGCCCTGCTCGCGCGGCCGACCCTGAACCCGCTGCTCGCCGCGGGCCGCACCGCCTGGTCGGACGTGCGGCGCGCGCTGACGGCGTGGGTGACGGTGCCCGCGCACCAGGAGACCGTGGCCCCCTTCCTGCACCCGCTCTCCTCGGTGACCCTGCACCTGCCCTTCGAGGTCGCGGACTACGTCGACTTCTACGCGTCCGAGAACCACGCGCGCAACGTCGGGCAGATCTTCCGCCCGGACGCCGAGGACTCCCTCACCCCCAACTGGAAGCACCTGCCGATCGGTTACCACGGCCGCTCGGGGACGGTCGTCGTCTCGGGCACGGACGTCGTACGCCCCTCGGGACAGCGCAAGGGCCCCGCCGACCCCGCGCCCGTGTTCGGCCCCTCGGTGCGGCTGGACATCGAGGCCGAGGTCGGCTTCGTGGTCGGGGTGCCCTCGCGGGCCGGGCAGCCGGTGGCGCTGGCGGACTTCCGCGAGCACGTGTTCGGGCTGTGCCTGCTCAACGACTGGTCGGCGCGGGACGTGCAGGCCTGGGAGTACGTCCCCCTCGGCCCGTTCCTCGGCAAGTCCTTCGCCACCTCCGTGTCGGCGTGGATCACCCCGCTGGACGCACTGGAGGACGCGCGGACGGACCCGCCGCACCGCACGCACCCGCTGCTGCCCTACCTGGACGACACCGGCGAGGAGCCCGGCGGCTACGACCTGCGGATCTCCGTCGCGATCAACGGTCATACGGTGTCCGAGCCACCGTTCTCCACGATGTACTGGACAGCCGCGCAGCAGCTCGCCCACATGACGGTCAACGGCGCCTCCCTGCGCACCGGCGACCTGTACGGCTCGGGCACGGTGAGCGGACCGGAGCCCGGCCAGCGCGGCTCGCTCCTGGAACTCACCTGGAACGGTCGCGAACCGCTCGAACTCCCGGACGGCAAGCGCGCGTTCCTGGAGGACGGGGACGTGGTGACGCTGACGGCGTGGGCGCCGGGCGCGGACGGGGTCCGGGTCGGCCTGGGCGAGGTGACCGGGCGGATCGTGGCGGGCTGA